From Equus asinus isolate D_3611 breed Donkey chromosome 14, EquAss-T2T_v2, whole genome shotgun sequence, one genomic window encodes:
- the TBC1D24 gene encoding TBC1 domain family member 24 isoform X3: MPRTRCGGDPRAPGVGSGSACSAGAGPRARVRRRARAQTRGELRRQRRSGRRCSRCKRNWSDLVIYQNSLKQTLVTSPDTFPTPSGKVSLRVWECKQVSKEASKKGLEDLAALCALLAAQGRPAGCVPCTMDSPGYNCFVDKDKMDAAIQDLGPKELSCTELQELKQLARQGYWARSYALRGKVYQRLIRDIPCRTVTPDASVYSDIVSKIVGKHSSSSLPLPEFVDNTQVPSYCLNTRGESAVRKILLCIANQFPDISFCPALPSVVALLLHYSIDEAECFEKACRILACNDPSKKLIDQSFLAFESSCMTFGDLVNKYCQAAHKLMVAVSEDVLQVYADWQRWLFGELPLNYFARVFDVFLVEGYKVLYRVALAILKFFHKVRAGQPLESDNVKQDIRTFVKDIAKTVSPEKLLEKAFAIRLFSRKEIQLLQMANEKALKQKGITVKQKSVSLSKRQFVHLAVHAENFHSEIVSVKEMRDIWSWVPERFALCQPLLLFSSLQHGYSLTRFYFQCEGHEPTLLLIKTTQKEVCGAYLSTDWSERNKFGGKLGFFGTGECFVFRLQPEVQRYEWVVIKHPELTKPVSLETTTAASPHCHSMSSDPADRLSPFLAARHFNLPSKTESMFMAGGNDCLIVGGGGGQALYIDGDLNRGRTGHCDTFNNQPLCSENFLIAAVEAWAFQDPDTQ; the protein is encoded by the exons ATGCCCAGAACCCGCTGCGGCGGAGACCCGCGGGCGCCCGGGGTGGGCAGCGGCAGCGCGTGctcggcgggggcggggccgcgtgCACGCGTGCGCAGAAGGGCCCGCGCTCAGACCCGCGGCGAGCTGAGGAGACAGCGGCGCAGCGGGCGGAG atGTTCTAGATGCAAGAGAAACTGGAGTGATCTGGTCATTTACCAAAACTCTCTGAAGCAAACCCTTGTGACATCTCCAGACACTTTTCCCACCCCAAGCGGAAAGGTTAGTCTGAG AGTATGGGAGTGCAAACAGGTTAGCAAAGAAGCCTCGAAGAAGGGGCTGGAGGATTTGGCTGCTCTTTGCGCCCTCCTGGCAGCCCAGGGCCGTCCTGCTGGGTGTGTGCCCTGCACTATGGACTCCCCGGGGTACAACTGCTTTGTGGACAAAGACAAAATGGACGCTGCCATCCAGGACCTGGGGCCCAAGGAGCTGAGCTGCACCGAGCTGCAGGAGCTGAAGCAGCTGGCACGCCAGGGCTACTGGGCCCGCAGCTATGCCCTGAGGGGAAAGGTGTACCAGCGCCTGATCCGGGACATCCCCTGCCGCACGGTGACACCTGATGCCAGCGTGTACAGCGACATCGTGAGCAAGATTGTGGGCAagcacagcagcagcagcctgccCTTGCCTGAATTTGTGGACAACACGCAGGTGCCCAGTTACTGCCTGAACACACGAGGCGAGAGCGCTGTGCGTAAGATCCTGCTGTGCATTGCCAACCAGTTCCCTGACATTTCCTTCTGCCCCGCCCTGCCCTCCGTTGTGGCCCTGCTGCTCCACTACAGCATTGATGAGGCCGAGTGCTTCGAGAAGGCCTGCCGCATCTTGGCCTGCAACGACCCCAGCAAGAAGCTGATCGACCAGAGCTTCCTGGCCTTTGAGTCTTCCTGCATGACGTTTGGGGACCTGGTGAACAAGTACTGCCAGGCAGCCCACAAGCTGATGGTGGCTGTGTCAGAGGATGTCCTGCAGGTCTATGCGGACTGGCAGCGCTGGCTGTTCGGGGAGCTGCCCCTCAACTACTTTGCTCGCGTCTTTGATGTCTTCCTGGTGGAAGGTTACAAGGTGTTGTACCGAGTCGCACTGGCAATCCTCAAGTTCTTCCACAAGGTGAGAGCTGGGCAGCCGCTCGAGTCAGACAACGTGAAGCAGGATATTCGCACCTTTGTCAAAGACATCGCCAAGACCGTGTCTCCCGAGAAGCTGCTGGAGAAAGCATTTGCCATCCGTCTCTTCTCTCGGAAGGAGATTCAGCTCCTGCAGATGGCCAATGAGAAAGCTCTGAAGCAGAAGGGTATTACCGTCAAGCAGAAGAG TGTTTCACTTTCTAAAAG GCAGTTTGTGCACCTGGCTGTCCACGCGGAGAACTTCCACTCGGAGATCGTCAGTGTGAAGGAGATGAgagacatctggtcctgggtcCCTGAGCGGTTTGCCctctgccagcccctcctgctcttCTCCTCACTGCAGCACGGGTACAGCCTGACCAG GTTCTATTTCCAGTGTGAAGGACATGAGCCCACCCTCCTGCTCATCAAGACCACGCAAAAGGAG GTGTGTGGAGCTTACCTGTCAACAGACTGGAGTGAGAGAAATAAGTTTGGAGGCAAACTGGGCTTCTTTGGGACTGGAGAGTGCTTTGTGTTTAGG CTACAGCCCGAGGTCCAGCGCTACGAGTGGGTGGTCATCAAACACCCAGAGCTGACCAAGCCAGTGTCCTTGGAGACCACCACCGCCGCATCCCCACACTGCCACTCCATGTCTTCAGACCCCGCTGACCGCCTCTCACCGTTCCTGGCTGCTCGGCACTTCAACCTACCATCCAAAACCGAGTCCATGTTCATGGCTGGGGGCAATGACTGCCTCATCGTAG GCGGAGGGGGTGGCCAGGCGCTCTACATCGACGGGGACCTGAACCGGGGCCGCACGGGCCACTGTGACACTTTCAACAACCA
- the TBC1D24 gene encoding TBC1 domain family member 24 isoform X4, with protein sequence MPRTRCGGDPRAPGVGSGSACSAGAGPRARVRRRARAQTRGELRRQRRSGRRCSRCKRNWSDLVIYQNSLKQTLVTSPDTFPTPSGKVSLRVWECKQVSKEASKKGLEDLAALCALLAAQGRPAGCVPCTMDSPGYNCFVDKDKMDAAIQDLGPKELSCTELQELKQLARQGYWARSYALRGKVYQRLIRDIPCRTVTPDASVYSDIVSKIVGKHSSSSLPLPEFVDNTQVPSYCLNTRGESAVRKILLCIANQFPDISFCPALPSVVALLLHYSIDEAECFEKACRILACNDPSKKLIDQSFLAFESSCMTFGDLVNKYCQAAHKLMVAVSEDVLQVYADWQRWLFGELPLNYFARVFDVFLVEGYKVLYRVALAILKFFHKVRAGQPLESDNVKQDIRTFVKDIAKTVSPEKLLEKAFAIRLFSRKEIQLLQMANEKALKQKGITVKQKRQFVHLAVHAENFHSEIVSVKEMRDIWSWVPERFALCQPLLLFSSLQHGYSLTRFYFQCEGHEPTLLLIKTTQKEVCGAYLSTDWSERNKFGGKLGFFGTGECFVFRLQPEVQRYEWVVIKHPELTKPVSLETTTAASPHCHSMSSDPADRLSPFLAARHFNLPSKTESMFMAGGNDCLIVGGGGGQALYIDGDLNRGRTGHCDTFNNQPLCSENFLIAAVEAWAFQDPDTQ encoded by the exons ATGCCCAGAACCCGCTGCGGCGGAGACCCGCGGGCGCCCGGGGTGGGCAGCGGCAGCGCGTGctcggcgggggcggggccgcgtgCACGCGTGCGCAGAAGGGCCCGCGCTCAGACCCGCGGCGAGCTGAGGAGACAGCGGCGCAGCGGGCGGAG atGTTCTAGATGCAAGAGAAACTGGAGTGATCTGGTCATTTACCAAAACTCTCTGAAGCAAACCCTTGTGACATCTCCAGACACTTTTCCCACCCCAAGCGGAAAGGTTAGTCTGAG AGTATGGGAGTGCAAACAGGTTAGCAAAGAAGCCTCGAAGAAGGGGCTGGAGGATTTGGCTGCTCTTTGCGCCCTCCTGGCAGCCCAGGGCCGTCCTGCTGGGTGTGTGCCCTGCACTATGGACTCCCCGGGGTACAACTGCTTTGTGGACAAAGACAAAATGGACGCTGCCATCCAGGACCTGGGGCCCAAGGAGCTGAGCTGCACCGAGCTGCAGGAGCTGAAGCAGCTGGCACGCCAGGGCTACTGGGCCCGCAGCTATGCCCTGAGGGGAAAGGTGTACCAGCGCCTGATCCGGGACATCCCCTGCCGCACGGTGACACCTGATGCCAGCGTGTACAGCGACATCGTGAGCAAGATTGTGGGCAagcacagcagcagcagcctgccCTTGCCTGAATTTGTGGACAACACGCAGGTGCCCAGTTACTGCCTGAACACACGAGGCGAGAGCGCTGTGCGTAAGATCCTGCTGTGCATTGCCAACCAGTTCCCTGACATTTCCTTCTGCCCCGCCCTGCCCTCCGTTGTGGCCCTGCTGCTCCACTACAGCATTGATGAGGCCGAGTGCTTCGAGAAGGCCTGCCGCATCTTGGCCTGCAACGACCCCAGCAAGAAGCTGATCGACCAGAGCTTCCTGGCCTTTGAGTCTTCCTGCATGACGTTTGGGGACCTGGTGAACAAGTACTGCCAGGCAGCCCACAAGCTGATGGTGGCTGTGTCAGAGGATGTCCTGCAGGTCTATGCGGACTGGCAGCGCTGGCTGTTCGGGGAGCTGCCCCTCAACTACTTTGCTCGCGTCTTTGATGTCTTCCTGGTGGAAGGTTACAAGGTGTTGTACCGAGTCGCACTGGCAATCCTCAAGTTCTTCCACAAGGTGAGAGCTGGGCAGCCGCTCGAGTCAGACAACGTGAAGCAGGATATTCGCACCTTTGTCAAAGACATCGCCAAGACCGTGTCTCCCGAGAAGCTGCTGGAGAAAGCATTTGCCATCCGTCTCTTCTCTCGGAAGGAGATTCAGCTCCTGCAGATGGCCAATGAGAAAGCTCTGAAGCAGAAGGGTATTACCGTCAAGCAGAAGAG GCAGTTTGTGCACCTGGCTGTCCACGCGGAGAACTTCCACTCGGAGATCGTCAGTGTGAAGGAGATGAgagacatctggtcctgggtcCCTGAGCGGTTTGCCctctgccagcccctcctgctcttCTCCTCACTGCAGCACGGGTACAGCCTGACCAG GTTCTATTTCCAGTGTGAAGGACATGAGCCCACCCTCCTGCTCATCAAGACCACGCAAAAGGAG GTGTGTGGAGCTTACCTGTCAACAGACTGGAGTGAGAGAAATAAGTTTGGAGGCAAACTGGGCTTCTTTGGGACTGGAGAGTGCTTTGTGTTTAGG CTACAGCCCGAGGTCCAGCGCTACGAGTGGGTGGTCATCAAACACCCAGAGCTGACCAAGCCAGTGTCCTTGGAGACCACCACCGCCGCATCCCCACACTGCCACTCCATGTCTTCAGACCCCGCTGACCGCCTCTCACCGTTCCTGGCTGCTCGGCACTTCAACCTACCATCCAAAACCGAGTCCATGTTCATGGCTGGGGGCAATGACTGCCTCATCGTAG GCGGAGGGGGTGGCCAGGCGCTCTACATCGACGGGGACCTGAACCGGGGCCGCACGGGCCACTGTGACACTTTCAACAACCA
- the TBC1D24 gene encoding TBC1 domain family member 24 isoform X5 encodes MPRTRCGGDPRAPGVGSGSACSAGAGPRARVRRRARAQTRGELRRQRRSGRRCSRCKRNWSDLVIYQNSLKQTLVTSPDTFPTPSGKVSLRVWECKQVSKEASKKGLEDLAALCALLAAQGRPAGCVPCTMDSPGYNCFVDKDKMDAAIQDLGPKELSCTELQELKQLARQGYWARSYALRGKVYQRLIRDIPCRTVTPDASVYSDIVSKIVGKHSSSSLPLPEFVDNTQVPSYCLNTRGESAVRKILLCIANQFPDISFCPALPSVVALLLHYSIDEAECFEKACRILACNDPSKKLIDQSFLAFESSCMTFGDLVNKYCQAAHKLMVAVSEDVLQVYADWQRWLFGELPLNYFARVFDVFLVEGYKVLYRVALAILKFFHKVRAGQPLESDNVKQDIRTFVKDIAKTVSPEKLLEKAFAIRLFSRKEIQLLQMANEKALKQKGITVKQKSVSLSKRQFVHLAVHAENFHSEIVSVKEMRDIWSWVPERFALCQPLLLFSSLQHGYSLTRFYFQCEGHEPTLLLIKTTQKEVRKAQREPGVLAYAELWGVCSPAASTQASCASGHSAKPALHREVNPAPRLTSPSTQGLPISPGGLGPCRNSLAA; translated from the exons ATGCCCAGAACCCGCTGCGGCGGAGACCCGCGGGCGCCCGGGGTGGGCAGCGGCAGCGCGTGctcggcgggggcggggccgcgtgCACGCGTGCGCAGAAGGGCCCGCGCTCAGACCCGCGGCGAGCTGAGGAGACAGCGGCGCAGCGGGCGGAG atGTTCTAGATGCAAGAGAAACTGGAGTGATCTGGTCATTTACCAAAACTCTCTGAAGCAAACCCTTGTGACATCTCCAGACACTTTTCCCACCCCAAGCGGAAAGGTTAGTCTGAG AGTATGGGAGTGCAAACAGGTTAGCAAAGAAGCCTCGAAGAAGGGGCTGGAGGATTTGGCTGCTCTTTGCGCCCTCCTGGCAGCCCAGGGCCGTCCTGCTGGGTGTGTGCCCTGCACTATGGACTCCCCGGGGTACAACTGCTTTGTGGACAAAGACAAAATGGACGCTGCCATCCAGGACCTGGGGCCCAAGGAGCTGAGCTGCACCGAGCTGCAGGAGCTGAAGCAGCTGGCACGCCAGGGCTACTGGGCCCGCAGCTATGCCCTGAGGGGAAAGGTGTACCAGCGCCTGATCCGGGACATCCCCTGCCGCACGGTGACACCTGATGCCAGCGTGTACAGCGACATCGTGAGCAAGATTGTGGGCAagcacagcagcagcagcctgccCTTGCCTGAATTTGTGGACAACACGCAGGTGCCCAGTTACTGCCTGAACACACGAGGCGAGAGCGCTGTGCGTAAGATCCTGCTGTGCATTGCCAACCAGTTCCCTGACATTTCCTTCTGCCCCGCCCTGCCCTCCGTTGTGGCCCTGCTGCTCCACTACAGCATTGATGAGGCCGAGTGCTTCGAGAAGGCCTGCCGCATCTTGGCCTGCAACGACCCCAGCAAGAAGCTGATCGACCAGAGCTTCCTGGCCTTTGAGTCTTCCTGCATGACGTTTGGGGACCTGGTGAACAAGTACTGCCAGGCAGCCCACAAGCTGATGGTGGCTGTGTCAGAGGATGTCCTGCAGGTCTATGCGGACTGGCAGCGCTGGCTGTTCGGGGAGCTGCCCCTCAACTACTTTGCTCGCGTCTTTGATGTCTTCCTGGTGGAAGGTTACAAGGTGTTGTACCGAGTCGCACTGGCAATCCTCAAGTTCTTCCACAAGGTGAGAGCTGGGCAGCCGCTCGAGTCAGACAACGTGAAGCAGGATATTCGCACCTTTGTCAAAGACATCGCCAAGACCGTGTCTCCCGAGAAGCTGCTGGAGAAAGCATTTGCCATCCGTCTCTTCTCTCGGAAGGAGATTCAGCTCCTGCAGATGGCCAATGAGAAAGCTCTGAAGCAGAAGGGTATTACCGTCAAGCAGAAGAG TGTTTCACTTTCTAAAAG GCAGTTTGTGCACCTGGCTGTCCACGCGGAGAACTTCCACTCGGAGATCGTCAGTGTGAAGGAGATGAgagacatctggtcctgggtcCCTGAGCGGTTTGCCctctgccagcccctcctgctcttCTCCTCACTGCAGCACGGGTACAGCCTGACCAG GTTCTATTTCCAGTGTGAAGGACATGAGCCCACCCTCCTGCTCATCAAGACCACGCAAAAGGAGGTGAGAAAGGCCCAGAGGGAGCCTGGGGTCCTGGCCTATGCTGAGCTCTGGGGAGTCTGCTCTCCTGCGGCCTCCACCCAGGCTTCCTGTGCTTCGGGGCACAGCGCAAAGCCAGCTCTCCACAGAGAGGTGAATCCAGCGCCCCGTCTGACCTCCCCAAGTACCCAGGGCCTCCCCATTTCCCCGGGGGGTCTAGGCCCCTGCAGAAACAGCCTGGCAGCTTAG